A stretch of the Azospirillum brasilense genome encodes the following:
- a CDS encoding GntR family transcriptional regulator translates to MSDRIAAGKIADKGATRADEVRLAIEEDIFLGRLRPGTRLDEESLAQRFNISRTPIREAILQLVHAGLVEKQPRQGAVVAPLKLHRMVQMFEVMSEIEGLCARFAARRMSEEEKQALKRLHDTSKAHMEARELDAYYAVNRSFHEAVQAGSHNEPLQEIARGLFARLAPYRRYQLNHPNRVQDSFTEHDDVVEAILAGDPEAAYAAMRRHVTIQIDIFTEFVSIMGGSEIQ, encoded by the coding sequence ATGAGCGACCGGATTGCCGCCGGCAAGATCGCCGATAAGGGTGCCACCCGCGCCGACGAGGTGCGGCTCGCCATCGAGGAGGATATTTTCCTCGGCCGGCTGCGCCCCGGAACGCGGCTGGACGAGGAGAGCCTCGCCCAGCGCTTCAACATCTCCCGCACCCCGATCCGCGAGGCGATCCTCCAGCTCGTCCACGCCGGGCTGGTGGAGAAGCAGCCGCGCCAAGGGGCGGTGGTGGCCCCGCTGAAGCTGCACCGCATGGTGCAGATGTTCGAGGTGATGTCGGAAATCGAGGGGCTGTGCGCCCGCTTCGCCGCCCGCCGCATGTCGGAGGAGGAGAAGCAGGCCTTGAAGCGCCTGCACGACACCTCCAAGGCGCATATGGAGGCACGGGAACTGGACGCTTATTACGCGGTCAACCGCTCCTTCCACGAGGCGGTCCAGGCGGGCAGCCACAACGAGCCGCTGCAGGAGATCGCGCGGGGGCTGTTCGCCCGGCTGGCCCCCTACCGCCGCTACCAGCTCAACCACCCCAACCGCGTCCAGGACAGCTTCACGGAGCATGACGACGTGGTCGAGGCGATCCTGGCCGGCGATCCGGAGGCCGCCTACGCCGCCATGCGGCGGCACGTGACCATCCAGATCGACATCTTCACCGAGTTCGTGTCCATCATGGGCGGGAGCGAAATACAATAG
- the mmsB gene encoding 3-hydroxyisobutyrate dehydrogenase, whose protein sequence is MATIAFIGLGNMGAPMMRNLLKAGHTVLAFDLSEAACTAARDAGATIATGPGAAAGEAEVVVTMLPAGKHVREVYTAPDGIIAKAKPGSLFIDSSTVDVDSARAVAAAAEAAGHAMVDAPVSGGVGGAEAATLTFMVGGSDTAFRRAEPILSAMGKAIVHTGGPGNGQAAKICNNMILGISMLGVSEAFALAEKLGLESQKLFDVASKSSGQCWSLTSYCPVPGPVPTSPANRDYQPGFAAALMLKDLKLAVEAGQSTGSPLPLGGEAAQMYALFCNAGFGGKDFSGIVNLLRGKP, encoded by the coding sequence ATGGCGACGATCGCCTTTATCGGTCTGGGCAACATGGGTGCGCCGATGATGCGCAACCTGTTGAAGGCCGGCCACACCGTCCTGGCCTTCGACCTGTCGGAAGCCGCCTGCACCGCCGCGCGCGACGCCGGCGCCACCATCGCCACCGGTCCCGGCGCTGCGGCGGGGGAGGCCGAGGTGGTCGTGACCATGCTGCCCGCCGGCAAGCATGTGCGCGAGGTCTACACGGCACCCGACGGCATCATCGCCAAGGCCAAGCCGGGCAGCCTGTTCATCGACAGCTCCACCGTGGACGTGGACAGCGCCCGCGCCGTCGCCGCGGCGGCGGAAGCGGCGGGCCACGCCATGGTTGACGCGCCGGTGTCCGGCGGCGTCGGCGGGGCCGAGGCGGCGACTCTGACCTTCATGGTCGGCGGCAGCGACACCGCCTTCCGCCGCGCCGAACCGATCCTGTCGGCGATGGGCAAGGCCATCGTGCACACCGGCGGGCCGGGCAACGGCCAGGCCGCGAAGATCTGCAACAACATGATCCTCGGCATCTCGATGCTCGGCGTGTCGGAGGCCTTCGCGCTCGCCGAGAAGCTGGGGCTGGAGTCGCAGAAGCTGTTCGACGTGGCGTCGAAGTCGTCGGGCCAGTGCTGGTCGCTGACCAGCTATTGCCCGGTGCCGGGTCCGGTCCCGACCTCGCCGGCCAACCGCGACTACCAGCCGGGCTTCGCCGCGGCGCTGATGCTGAAGGACCTGAAGCTGGCGGTCGAGGCCGGCCAGAGCACCGGCAGCCCGCTGCCGCTGGGCGGCGAGGCCGCGCAGATGTACGCGCTGTTCTGCAACGCGGGTTTCGGCGGCAAGGACTTCTCCGGCATCGTCAATCTGCTGCGCGGGAAGCCGTAA
- a CDS encoding isobutyryl-CoA dehydrogenase, with protein sequence MDFALSEEQQAFRDTARDFAQQEMAPNAAHWDENSVFPVDTLRQAAALGFAGIYVGEEFGGSGLGRLDAALIFEELSAACPSTAAYISIHNMASWMIDRFGNPEQRERFLPKLTSMEHFASYCLTEPGAGSDAASLRTRAERDGDNYVLNGSKAFISGGGTSDVYVCMVRTGEPGPKGISCIVVEKGTPGLSFGKQEHKLGWKSQPTSAVIFEACRVPVANRIGEEGEGFRIAMKGLDGGRLNIAACSVGGARFCLEQAVAYTTERKQFGKPLNAFQALQFKLADMATELDAARLMLHRAAASLDAGSPEATAHCAMAKRFATDAGFQVVNEALQLHGGYGYIKEYPIERIFRDLRVHQILEGTNEIMRVIIARHLTGG encoded by the coding sequence ATGGATTTTGCGCTTTCAGAGGAGCAGCAGGCGTTCCGCGACACGGCGCGCGACTTCGCGCAGCAGGAAATGGCGCCGAACGCCGCGCACTGGGATGAGAACAGCGTCTTTCCCGTCGACACCCTGCGACAGGCCGCGGCGCTCGGCTTCGCCGGCATCTATGTGGGGGAGGAGTTCGGCGGCTCCGGGCTCGGGCGGCTGGACGCGGCGCTGATCTTCGAGGAGCTGTCGGCGGCCTGCCCGTCCACGGCGGCCTACATCTCCATCCACAACATGGCCTCCTGGATGATCGACCGCTTCGGCAATCCGGAGCAGCGTGAGCGCTTCCTGCCCAAGCTGACGAGCATGGAGCATTTCGCCAGCTATTGCCTGACCGAGCCGGGGGCGGGGTCCGACGCGGCCTCGCTGCGCACGCGGGCGGAGAGGGACGGCGACAACTACGTGCTGAATGGGTCGAAGGCTTTCATCTCCGGCGGCGGCACGTCGGACGTCTATGTCTGCATGGTCCGCACCGGCGAGCCCGGCCCCAAGGGCATCTCCTGCATCGTGGTGGAGAAGGGCACGCCCGGCCTGTCCTTCGGCAAGCAGGAGCACAAGCTGGGCTGGAAGAGCCAGCCGACGTCGGCGGTCATTTTCGAGGCCTGCCGCGTCCCCGTCGCCAACCGCATCGGCGAGGAGGGCGAGGGCTTCCGCATCGCCATGAAGGGGCTGGACGGGGGGCGCCTGAACATCGCCGCCTGCTCGGTCGGTGGGGCGCGCTTCTGCCTGGAGCAGGCCGTCGCCTACACCACGGAGCGCAAGCAGTTCGGCAAGCCGCTGAACGCCTTCCAGGCGCTCCAGTTCAAGCTGGCCGACATGGCGACGGAACTGGACGCCGCCCGGCTGATGCTGCACCGCGCCGCCGCCAGCCTCGACGCCGGATCGCCGGAGGCGACCGCCCATTGCGCCATGGCCAAGCGCTTCGCCACCGACGCGGGGTTCCAGGTGGTGAACGAGGCGCTGCAGCTTCACGGCGGCTACGGCTACATCAAGGAGTACCCGATCGAGCGGATTTTCCGCGACCTGCGGGTGCACCAGATTCTCGAAGGCACCAACGAAATCATGCGCGTCATCATCGCCCGCCATCTGACCGGCGGTTGA